Proteins encoded together in one Deltaproteobacteria bacterium window:
- a CDS encoding TIGR00366 family protein: MGENKNAEADKQQEGMLERIGLGLAAWSEKWFPDAWVFALVGIVIVYVFGLLIGESPVKLATEGGKAFWILIPFTMQMAFIIIGGYVLASTPAVYWLIQKVAGIPKTGRGAIAFVAFLSLVTSLISWGLSLIFSGLLVRELTRRVKGMDYRAAGAAAYLGLGAIWALGLSSSAPLMMATKGAIPPKLFEISGLIPLTQTLFIWGNFWMIVALIGVSVPIAYFSAPKPERAKTVDYFNLKFEQIDTSIEARQKPGEWLEYSPLLIILVAGLLCWYLIDLFGKDPRGPLAALDLNNYNLIFITVGMLLHWRPKRFLKAVAQSIPATGGVLIQFPFYAVIFGMIVGTGINKWLADLFYSMTTQGTYPLLVAVYSAVLGVFIPSGGGKWVIEAPYVLQAAIQHQVNLGWVVVIYNAAEALPNLLNPFWMLPLLGLLHMKARDLVGYSVLQMFVHIPLVFFLCWLFAQYIPFVPPLK; encoded by the coding sequence TGGTTTCCCGATGCATGGGTCTTTGCTCTTGTTGGTATTGTTATCGTTTATGTCTTTGGTCTTCTCATCGGTGAAAGCCCGGTCAAGCTCGCGACCGAGGGCGGCAAGGCATTCTGGATCCTGATACCCTTTACCATGCAGATGGCGTTCATTATCATCGGCGGATATGTGCTTGCCTCTACTCCCGCCGTTTACTGGCTGATCCAAAAGGTGGCCGGAATCCCCAAGACGGGAAGGGGAGCCATCGCCTTTGTTGCCTTCTTGTCTCTGGTGACCTCCCTGATCTCCTGGGGGTTAAGCCTCATCTTCAGCGGCCTTTTGGTCCGTGAATTGACGAGAAGGGTTAAGGGAATGGACTACCGGGCCGCGGGGGCCGCAGCCTACCTCGGGTTGGGCGCCATCTGGGCCCTCGGTCTTTCCTCCTCGGCACCCCTCATGATGGCCACAAAGGGGGCAATTCCACCTAAACTCTTTGAGATCAGCGGTCTGATCCCCCTGACTCAGACGCTTTTCATCTGGGGAAATTTCTGGATGATAGTCGCCCTCATTGGGGTTTCCGTACCTATTGCCTACTTCTCGGCTCCGAAACCCGAGCGCGCCAAGACAGTGGATTACTTCAACCTGAAATTTGAACAGATCGATACGAGCATCGAGGCGCGGCAGAAACCGGGAGAGTGGCTTGAATACAGCCCTCTGCTGATCATCCTCGTGGCAGGTCTTCTTTGTTGGTACCTGATAGACCTCTTCGGCAAGGATCCCAGGGGGCCATTGGCAGCTCTGGATTTAAATAACTATAACCTGATCTTCATCACCGTGGGCATGCTTCTGCACTGGCGGCCAAAGCGTTTCCTCAAGGCTGTCGCCCAGTCGATTCCCGCAACGGGCGGCGTTCTGATCCAGTTCCCCTTCTACGCCGTGATCTTCGGAATGATCGTCGGTACGGGGATCAACAAGTGGTTGGCCGACCTCTTTTACAGCATGACGACCCAGGGAACCTACCCGCTTCTGGTGGCCGTCTACTCAGCCGTTCTGGGCGTCTTCATCCCCTCAGGCGGAGGCAAGTGGGTCATCGAGGCGCCTTATGTCCTGCAGGCGGCAATTCAGCATCAAGTGAACCTTGGGTGGGTGGTGGTGATCTACAATGCAGCCGAGGCCCTGCCGAACCTCCTGAACCCCTTCTGGATGCTGCCGCTTCTTGGGCTGCTCCATATGAAGGCCCGGGACCTTGTGGGATATTCAGTTCTCCAGATGTTCGTTCACATACCGCTCGTCTTCTTCCTCTGCTGGCTCTTCGCTCAGTACATACCCTTCGTACCTCCCTTGAAGTGA